The Sulfurimonas sp. HSL3-2 genome segment CTTCAACCATCGATAACGATATATACGGGACAGAGTACTGCTTGGGTGTAGATACTGCTTTAAACGTGATACGCGATGCACTTGATAAGATCAGAGATACCGCATCATCTTTTAACAGAGCATTCTTAGTAGAGGTGATGGGTAGAGATTGCGGGTATCTTGCAATTGCTTCAGCGATAGTAAGCGGAGCGGAGATCTGTGTTATTCCCGAGATCGAATTTAAAAAAGAGGCACTGCAAAACAGGTTGATTCAAGAGATAAAAGATGGCAGAAACTATATCTTGGCAATAATCTCAGAAGGAGCAAAACAAACATCTGAAGTCCATAGCTGGATCCAAGAAACATTTAACTTAGAGACCAGAGTGAGTATATTGGGACATATTCAAAGAGGAGGCAATCCGAGCGTACATGACAGGATGATGGCATTTGATTTTACAATTCGTGCAATAGATTATCTCTTAGAACACAGTGATTCAAATAAAGTAGTCGTATATAACAGCGGAAAGTTCGATTTTATGGAAATTGAGGAAGTCGTTTCAAACAAATACCAGCTTCCTGAACATCTTTTAAATTCAATTAATTATCTCGATTAAAGGAGCACTCTATATGAAAGCAGTAGTAATGGCAGGTGGATTCGGTACAAGAATCCAACCACTGACACA includes the following:
- a CDS encoding 6-phosphofructokinase — its product is MAFAIICSGGDAPGMNPAIKKFVDYTYKKGEDAYLIYDGLDGLIDNKIKKATHKDVAGIVHFGGTIIRSSRSKRFFEYEYRKQAYENLKALGIKGLVVLGGDGTFRAMQKLSSEFDINFVGVPSTIDNDIYGTEYCLGVDTALNVIRDALDKIRDTASSFNRAFLVEVMGRDCGYLAIASAIVSGAEICVIPEIEFKKEALQNRLIQEIKDGRNYILAIISEGAKQTSEVHSWIQETFNLETRVSILGHIQRGGNPSVHDRMMAFDFTIRAIDYLLEHSDSNKVVVYNSGKFDFMEIEEVVSNKYQLPEHLLNSINYLD